In Erigeron canadensis isolate Cc75 chromosome 6, C_canadensis_v1, whole genome shotgun sequence, the following are encoded in one genomic region:
- the LOC122602853 gene encoding uncharacterized protein LOC122602853 isoform X2, which yields MASDNRRSSKRVKDNENVNLNEKKTPTCGSPASSVKRLSKESPLKKQTIESPVKEGLSNTRKSSRLEGRDPIAATPVKKLTTPVKRSDRVNKVVKKAGSPSLKSKKGKNLRSLKHCLMDTSEHKKDRNKGSDVGGRKRKREAASVTLSAEPQRVKTEGEDSDHESQEKSSKADSSSSSDVEELEKPDEVCQPDTSRTECSNFKSLEGKDGNDGECSDKTGEDFTPNASIRQSRMSYMKESPSDATCDTEMSDKSSVKDRTACEADGAAEAVEMIKGVKNIKSGVLSVSGVPESIWDTREVEVSDTKGLQKQYFVKYKGLAHIHNQWVSETRLLVEDSLLVENFSKNGSMKWSEEWTVPHKLLKKRLLLSLEPLQECQKITGKVLKYHHEWLVQWQALGYEQATWESESNPVLDSPEGHNLIKEYEWLYLFSHHGNKKTHVSSNDKTEEMTVKLPSIPTCSPPGMENIHLGYVKNLHDAWSKGQTSLIFDDQERIMRIVLFILSLKDVTLPFLLITTSDSISLWEAMLLKIVPCNALKVSLEDKDEKRTCRLLQVHKESGQLAFQILLYHVETFVKDLNMLKSIKWEAVTVDESQSSEISAHFSHIKSLTTNKRLLVFCGPLGVSMTSYVDVLSLLDCDVISKTELDDISKLKETLSKLIAYECKSGSYTKFVEFWVPVQISNVQLEQYCSMLLSNVLALSSYSKSDTVGALHDVLVSNRKCCDHPYIVDQTLQRALTKDLEPAKFLDVGIKASGKLQFLDLILPEMRKRQLRVLILFQPLSGSGKDSASIGDILDDFIRQRFGEDSYERVDGIGMIPSKKQAALNNFNDKERGRFVFLLEYRACLPSIRLSSVDAIIIFDSDWNPANDLRALQKVAIDSQSEQIMIFRLYTSSTLEEKILRLAEHNTTIDSKLLNLSRSTSDALLMWGATYLFDKLDEFHSASGLLLSSEVNVWNKLTEEFLNLISHIPNNTDEAKMLITRVQPVCGSYGKNLPLPSVANEKQPHMFWKNLLVGRNPSWKYLSTSTPRQRKRPSYSEASPAKANVSNDEVGRKRKKNANNIVQPVASKPILEEAEIARDSRVPSHNVSQSLGDASCNEMSFRDLLKLNISKLCEVLRLSKDVKIVVERFLEYVIENYRVVKEPANTLHAFLISLCWIGSALLKHKLDRTQSVVLANKHLDFRCNEEEAQSVYLKLETAKDKFLYQTQNQNKTNISGDFIPPSQPISTKSLDPTVMVEILESQPIQVDDAILFVEHRNSEISKQISSDCHQGDIINLDMSDPMEAQNGSRNSNGCHSPYGHSVLQDLEIQKESAQANEHLVDPSSLPKSNNLQTVEQQSDSHSTLGEQQPDTHSADRVDGQPSNEPSNHSQDSEALSQSVEASVQVSNQAATPHGSQLFIGHGSDNHNQGVSRMSSSDPLQAELEKLCELKVTVNKCHEAIKVKLKSEHEKELEEMIARINQKYEARNQDVEAAFHSKRKEIDICFNRVVKSKVLAETFRCKCQDLTPFNPVEIQGGMQQLPRTNIQSSLGHSTGIASYLPARSSGNQHVTELQPPLQIVHQAPNLLSATPCGPPYNTNPSTMPTRTPSTPVTTSTRPSTAIPTATPSRPPSMAIPTSTPSQLPSIATPTSTPSRLPSTVIPTSTHNRPPSTTISISTPNRPSSAAIPTSTINRTSSVTVSTSASNRQPSTFIPTGTPTRPLTTAAPTSTPTRPLPTINPITPSSRPISNINPIMPHNRSSQPPPNINHVTPSTRIPRGTGEIRAPAPHIRPFRPSTSISHNEFASRRVISSQHISSSLPLSQTLAQPPQKPPSLTSNCLPTQDSPSSTPLTSPMVTQASSQPPASVPLAPSVSYQLPPLHSLYSQDNVPATSTSHSQMSLPPMPSIPISNTGLYSASDRPTPGILSQPALDLLKEIDKRAAIHQTNMYSPPSELGKFGKVGNDSGLVCLSDDD from the exons ATGGCGAGCGATAATCGGCGTAGTAGTAAGAGAGTTAAGGATAACGAGAATGTAAATTTGAATGAGAAAAAGACGCCAACATGTGGGTCGCCCGCGTCTAGCGTAAAGAGGTTATCCAAAGAATCGCCTTTAAAGAAACAGACGATAGAGAGTCCGGTTAAAGAAGGTTTGAGTAATACACGCAAGTCTAGTCGGCTTGAGGGGAGGGATCCTATAGCTGCTACTCCGGTTAAAAAATTGACGACGCCTGTGAAGAGGAGTGATAGAGTTAACAAGGTTGTTAAAAAAGCGGGTTCACCAAGTTTGAAGTCGAAGAAGGGGAAAAATTTGAGGAGCTTGAAGCACTGTTTGATGGATACTAGTGAACATAAGAAAGACAGAAATAAGGGTTCTGATGTTGGTGGTaggaaaagaaagagagaggCCGCTTCCGTTACGTTGTCTGCTGAGCCTCAACGTGTTAAAACTGAAG GTGAAGACAGTGATCACGAAAGTCAGGAGAAGTCGTCTAAAGCTGATTCCAGTAGCAGTAGCG ATGTGGAGGAGCTAGAAAAACCAGATGAAGTATGTCAACCTGATACCAGTAGGACAGAATGTAGTAACTTCAAGTCTCTGGAAGGTAAAGATGGCAATGATGGTGAATGCAGTGACAAGACGGGAGAAGATTTTACTCCTAATGCTTCTATAAGACAATCCAGAATGTCATATATGAAAGAATCACCGAGTGACGCAACATGTGACACAGAGATGTCTGACAAATCTAGTGTTAAG GATAGGACGGCATGTGAAGCAGATGGTGCTGCTGAAGCTGTAGAAATGATAAAAGGTGTGAAGAACATTAAGTCAGGTGTTCTTTCAGTGTCAGGAGTTCCAGAGTCAATATGGGATACTAGAGAAGTGGAAGTCTCAGACACAAAAG GTTTGCAGAAGCAATACTTTGTTAAATACAAAGGTCTTGCTCATATTCACAATCAGTGGGTATCAGAAACTCGGTTGCTTGTTGAAGATTCACTGCTTGTGGAAAATTTTAGCAAAAATGGTTCG ATGAAGTGGAGTGAAGAATGGACCGTACCACAtaaattgttgaagaaaagACTGTTATTGTCTTTAGAGCCTCTACAAGAGTGTCAGAAGATTACAGGTAAGGTCTTGAAGTACCATCACGAATGGCTTGTGCAATGGCAAGCCCTTGGTTATGAGCAAGCTACATGGGAATCAGAGAGTAATCCTGTCTTAGATTCACCTGAAGGACATAACCTCATAAAAGAATATGAGTGGCTATATTTATTTAGTCATCATGGAAACAAAAAGACACATGTTTCATCAAATGATAAG ACTGAAGAAATGACAGTCAAACTTCCAAGTATTCCTACTTGCAGCCCACCTGGAATGGAAAATATCCATTTAGGTTATGTTAAGAACTTACATGATGCATGGAGCAAAGGGCAGACCAGCTTAATTTTCGATGACCAG GAGCGGATAATGAGGATTGTTCTATTCATCCTCTCATTAAAGGATGTAACTCTGCCTTTCCTACTAATCACGACGTCTGATTCCATATCACTATGGGAAGCTATGCTCTTAAAGATAGTACCTTGTAATGCCCTTAAAGTATCCCTTGAGGACAAAGATGAAAAGAGAACTTGTAGATTGCTACAAGTACATAAGGAAAGTGGTCAGTTAGCATTCCAAATACTTCTGTACCATGTTGAAACATTTGTTAAG gatttaaatatgttaaaatcTATAAAATGGGAAGCAGTCACGGTAGATGAATCCCAGAGTTCTGAGATCTCTGCTCATTTCAGTCACATCAAGAGCCTAACAACCAATAAGAGGTTGCTTGTGTTCTGTGGTCCATTAGGT GTGAGCATGACTAGTTACGTTGATGTGCTTTCACTGCTAGATTGTGATGTCATATCAAAAACAGAATTGGATGATATCAGCAAGTTGAAGGAAACTTTGTCAAAGTTGATTGCATATGAATGCAAGTCTGGCAGCTATACCAAGTTTGTAGAATTTTGGGTTCCGGTTCAGATATCCAATGTGCAGCTTGAGCAGTATTGTTCTATGCTACTTTCGAATGTTTTGGCTCTTAGTTCATATTCAAAAAGTGATACTGTTGGGGCCCTACATGACGTTCTTGTGTCTAATCGCAAG TGCTGTGATCACCCATACATTGTTGACCAAACCCTTCAACGTGCCCTTACAAAGGATCTTGAGCCTGCCAAGTTCTTAGACGTTGGCATTAAAGCAAGTGGCAAACTGCAATTTCTGGATTTGATACTCCCTGAGATGAGAAAACGCCAACTCAGAGTACTTATTCTTTTTCAGCCTTTAAGTGGGTCTGGAAAAGATTCAGCTTCAATTGGAGATATATTGGATGATTTTATTCGTCAGAGATTTGGTGAAGACTCTTATGAGCGTGTAGATGGGATTGGAATGATTCCTTCAAAGAAGCAAGCTGCTCTTAATAACTTTAACGATAAAGAGAGGGGTAGATTTGTGTTTTTACTCGAATATCGTGCATGTCTTCCTAGCATTAGATTGTCATCTGTAGACgctataatcatatttgacagtGATTGGAACCCTGCAAATGATTTAAGAGCGTTACAGAAAGTAGCGATTGATTCACAGTCGGAACAAATTATGATTTTCCGATTATATACTTCTTCAACGCTGGAGGAAAAGATTCTTAGACTTGCAGAACACAATACAACTATCGACAGCAAGTTGCTGAATCTAAGTAGGAGCACTAGTGATGCGTTACTCATGTGGGGTGCCACGTACTTGTTTGATAAATTAGATGAGTTTCATAGTGCCTCTGGCCTGCTTTTATCCTCTGAAGTAAACGTGTGGAATAAGTTAACAGAAGAGTTTTTAAACTTGATTTCACACATACCCAATAACACAGATGAAGCAAAGATGTTAATTACAAGGGTTCAACCAGTTTGTGGATCTTATGGTAAAAATCTCCCATTGCCAAGTGTAGCAAATGAAAAACAACCTCACATGTTTTGGAAAAATTTGTTGGTGGGTAGGAATCCGAGCTGGAAGTATCTGTCCACATCAACACCAAGGCAGAGAAAAAGACCCAGTTATTCTGAGGCGTCACCTGCAAAAGCAAATGTTAGCAATGATGAAGTTGGACGCAAGCGTAAAAAGAATGCAAATAACATTGTTCAACCTGTTGCATCAAAGCCAATATTAGAAGAAGCTGAAATCGCAA GGGATTCCAGAGTTCCTTCACATAATGTGTCACAATCCCTTGGTGATGCAAGCTGTAATGAGATGAGCTTTCGAGATCTCCTGAAGCTCAATATTTCTAAATTATGTGAAGTTCTCAGGTTATCG AAGGATGTCAAGATAGTGGTGGAAAGATTTCTCGAATATGTAATTGAGAATTATCGGGTCGTCAAGGAACCTGCAAATACGCTACACGCTTTCTTGATATCCCTG TGTTGGATTGGTTCTGCATTGTTAAAGCACAAGCTTGATAGGACGCAGTCCGTTGTTCTTGCAAACAAACACTTGGATTTCAGATGCAATGAAGAAGAGGCACAGTCAGTGTACTTGAAGCTAGAAACAGCAAAGGATAAGTTCTTATATCAAACTCAGAATCAAAATAAAACCAATATTTCAGGTGATTTTATACCACCATCCCAACCTATTTCTACCAAGTCATTAGATCCAACGGTTATGGTAGAGATTCTAGAAAGCCAACCTATTCAAGTTGATGATGCGATACTCTTTGTGGAGCATAGGAACTCTGAAATCTCGAAACAGATATCAAGTGATTGCCACCAAGGTGACATTATCAATCTTGACATGTCAGATCCTATGGAAGCCCAGAATGGTTCCCGCAACTCCAATGGTTGCCATTCACCTTATGGTCATTCAGTTTTACAAGATCTG GAGATCCAAAAGGAATCTGCCCAAGCTAATGAACATCTAGTGGACCCAAGTTCTTTGCCAAAAAGCAATAATCTGCAAACCGTAGAACAGCAGTCTGATTCACATTCAACTCTTGGTGAACAACAGCCTGATACACATTCAGCTGATAGAGTGGATGGCCAACCAAGCAATGAACCAAGTAACCATTCCCAAGATTCCGAGGCACTATCTCAATCCGTGGAAGCTAGTGTACAGGTTTCTAATCAAGCTGCTACACCACATGGGTCACAGCTGTTTATTGGTCATGGATCTGACAACCATAACCAAGGGGTCTCAAGGATGTCTTCGTCTGATCCCCTTCAAGCTGAACTGGAAAAGTTATGTGAATTGAAGGTTACTGTTAACAAATGTCACGAAGCTATT AAGGTGAAGCTAAAATCCGAGCATGAGAAAGAATTAGAAGAAATGATTGCTCGGATCAATCAAAAGTACGAAGCTAGAAATCAGGATGTGGAAGCAGCATTTCATTCAAAAAGGAAGGAAATTGATATCTGTTTCAACAGGGTAGTCAAGAGTAAAGTATTGGCTGAGACTTTCAGGTGCAAGTGTCAAGATCTGACCCCGTTTAACCCTGTTGAAATACAAG GAGGAATGCAACAGCTTCCCAGGACTAATATACAATCTTCCCTGGGACATTCCACTGGGATTGCATCATATTTACCTGCTCGATCGTCTGGAAACCAGCACGTTACAGAGCTGCAGCCACCTCTTCAAATAGTTCACCAGGCTCCAAATCTTCTCTCAGCCACACCTTGCGGACCACCATATAATACCAATCCTTCTACTATGCCAACCAGAACACCATCTACTCCTGTCACCACCAGTACACGACCATCAACCGCTATACCCACCGCTACACCAAGCAGACCACCATCTATGGCCATTCCCACCAGCACACCAAGCCAACTACCATCTATTGCCACTCCCACCAGCACACCAAGCAGGCTACCATCTACTGTTATCCCTACCAGCACACATAATAGACCACCATCTACCACTATCTCCATCAGCACACCAAACAGACCGTCATCTGCTGCCATCCCCACCAGCACAATAAACAGAACGTCATCTGTCACCGTCTCCACCAGTGCTTCAAACAGGCAACCCTCTACTTTCATCCCCACAGGTACACCAACCAGACCTCTAACTACCGCTGCCCCCACCAGCACACCAACTAGACCGCTGCCTACTATCAACCCCATCACCCCCTCTAGCAGACCTATATCTAATATTAACCCAATTATGCCTCATAACAGATCTAGCCAACCACCCCCGAACATCAACCACGTCACCCCTTCCACCAGGATTCCACGAGGAACTGGTGAAATCCGTGCTCCAGCCCCACACATCCGACCTTTTAGGCCTTCAACTTCTATATCTCATAATGAATTTGCATCTCGCAGAGTAATTTCAAGTCAACACATATCAAGCAGTTTGCCACTGTCTCAAACTTTAGCCCAGCCGCCACAAAAGCCACCATCTTTGACAAGTAATTGCCTTCCTACTCAGGATTCCCCAAGTAGTACACCTTTGACGTCTCCAATGGTGACCCAAGCTTCATCCCAGCCACCAGCATCAGTGCCCTTAGCACCATCAGTGTCATATCAGCTACCACCATTGCACTCTTTGTATTCACAAGATAATGTGCCTGCGACCTCAACCTCACATTCCCAAATGTCACTACCACCAATGCCATCAATACCCATTAGCAACACTGGGCTTTATAGTGCGTCTGACAGGCCAACTCCTGGTATTTTAAGCCAACCGGCTCTTGATTTGCTCAAGGAAATAGATAAACGAGCTGCTATTCATCAGACAAACATGTATTCACCTCCATCTGAGCTTGGTAAGTTTGGTAAAGTCG